In Deltaproteobacteria bacterium, the following proteins share a genomic window:
- a CDS encoding cell division protein ZapA: MTQLFKVEILGNEYTLRGDLDPGLMEKVSVLLNQRIKEVQASMPSASKVHLVILTALNIAYDYLLAKEELEQMEKMMEAKSQQWMTKLDTCTP; the protein is encoded by the coding sequence GTGACCCAATTATTTAAGGTTGAAATATTAGGAAATGAATATACCCTGAGGGGGGATCTTGATCCAGGGCTGATGGAAAAGGTGTCGGTCTTGTTAAATCAAAGGATTAAAGAAGTCCAAGCCTCGATGCCTTCCGCCAGTAAAGTCCATCTGGTTATTCTAACCGCCCTGAACATAGCCTATGACTATCTTCTGGCCAAAGAAGAATTGGAACAGATGGAAAAGATGATGGAAGCCAAAAGCCAGCAATGGATGACCAAGTTGGATACCTGCACACCCTAG
- the rny gene encoding ribonuclease Y, whose amino-acid sequence MISAHLIGLISGIFLALFLGILIGFLVRKKFTESRVESIEALSKKIVEEAKKEAETVKKEALLQAKDNLYQMKMEFEKETKERRQEIQEQEKRILLKEQNLDRKLEVIEKRESDFEKKDRSLAHKEKETSELKEKCEQLIDEQKKRLEHLAGISSQEAKELLLQAMENEAKHEAAKTIRRIETEAKEIADKKAKEIISLAIKRYAGDYVAEKVVSYVNLPNEEMKGRIIGREGRNIRAIEAATGIDLIIDDTPEAVILSGFNPVRREVARLSLERLISDGRIHPARIEEVVKKVSQEMEVAIREAGETATFDVGVHGIHPEMIKLIGKLKYRSSYGQNVLQHSLEVAFLCGVMASELGLNIKQAKRAGLLHDIGKAVDHEVEGSHAIIGADLAKRHGEANRVVHAIASHHEDIPLETILDVLVQAADTLSGARPGARKEMLETYVKRLEDLEKIAKSFEGIGKTYALQAGREIRIIVESEKVSDNDIYILSRDIAKKIEESLTYPGQIKVTVIREIRAVEYAK is encoded by the coding sequence ATGATATCAGCACATTTGATCGGTCTGATCAGCGGAATATTTTTGGCCCTCTTTTTGGGAATCCTGATCGGTTTCTTGGTTCGCAAAAAATTTACCGAAAGCCGGGTCGAATCCATCGAGGCCCTTTCGAAAAAGATTGTCGAAGAGGCTAAAAAAGAGGCTGAAACAGTAAAAAAAGAGGCCCTCCTGCAGGCCAAAGACAACCTCTATCAAATGAAGATGGAATTTGAAAAGGAGACCAAGGAGCGGAGACAGGAGATCCAGGAACAGGAAAAAAGGATCCTGCTCAAAGAGCAAAACTTGGACCGGAAGCTTGAAGTGATTGAAAAAAGGGAGTCCGATTTTGAGAAAAAAGATCGATCCCTGGCCCACAAAGAAAAAGAGACTTCCGAACTCAAAGAAAAATGTGAACAATTGATCGACGAACAGAAAAAACGGTTGGAACACCTGGCAGGCATATCTTCCCAGGAAGCCAAGGAGCTGTTGCTCCAAGCCATGGAGAATGAGGCTAAACACGAGGCCGCCAAGACCATTCGTCGTATTGAAACCGAGGCTAAAGAGATAGCGGATAAAAAGGCTAAGGAGATCATCTCTCTGGCTATTAAACGGTATGCCGGAGATTATGTGGCTGAAAAAGTCGTTTCCTACGTAAACTTGCCCAATGAGGAAATGAAAGGGCGAATCATTGGACGGGAGGGAAGGAATATCCGGGCCATTGAAGCAGCCACCGGCATTGATTTGATTATTGATGATACCCCGGAGGCGGTTATCCTTTCAGGGTTTAATCCGGTTCGCCGGGAAGTGGCCAGGCTTTCCCTGGAGAGACTGATCAGTGACGGCCGAATACATCCAGCCCGTATTGAAGAGGTAGTGAAAAAAGTTTCCCAGGAAATGGAAGTGGCCATTCGGGAAGCCGGCGAAACAGCCACCTTCGATGTGGGGGTCCATGGGATCCACCCGGAAATGATTAAATTGATTGGTAAATTGAAATACCGGTCCAGTTACGGCCAGAATGTGTTGCAACACTCGCTGGAGGTCGCCTTCCTTTGCGGGGTCATGGCCTCTGAATTGGGTTTAAATATTAAACAGGCCAAGCGGGCCGGTTTGCTCCATGATATCGGGAAAGCCGTGGACCACGAAGTGGAAGGATCTCATGCGATCATCGGGGCCGATTTGGCCAAAAGACATGGTGAGGCCAACCGGGTTGTGCATGCCATTGCCTCCCACCATGAAGATATTCCACTTGAAACGATCCTGGATGTCCTGGTTCAGGCGGCCGATACCCTTTCCGGGGCCAGGCCCGGGGCCAGGAAAGAGATGCTGGAAACTTATGTTAAACGCCTCGAAGACCTGGAGAAGATAGCCAAGTCTTTTGAAGGAATCGGAAAGACCTATGCCCTTCAAGCCGGCCGCGAGATTCGAATCATCGTAGAAAGTGAGAAGGTTTCCGATAACGATATATATATCCTTTCCAGGGACATTGCCAAAAAAATCGAAGAGAGTTTAACCTATCCCGGCCAAATCAAAGTTACGGTAATCAGAGAAATCCGGGCTGTAGAATACGCCAAGTAA
- a CDS encoding dodecin domain-containing protein — MAARVARVTEIIAASPKSFEDAISVGFKRATKTLRGITGMKIVEQRIAVENNKLVEYRVRMEVIFVLES, encoded by the coding sequence ATGGCCGCCCGAGTTGCCAGAGTAACCGAGATAATTGCTGCTTCACCAAAAAGTTTTGAAGATGCGATCTCCGTGGGCTTCAAGAGGGCTACTAAGACCTTGCGGGGAATTACCGGCATGAAAATTGTCGAACAAAGAATCGCGGTAGAAAACAATAAACTCGTTGAATACCGGGTCCGGATGGAAGTTATTTTTGTTTTAGAATCATAA
- a CDS encoding TIGR00282 family metallophosphoesterase — protein sequence MSVNILFIGDIVGKPGRKTVREILPLLMDRFQVDLVIANGENVSGGIGISVKGADELLSGGIHVLTSGNHIWKKKEIQTYIQQNPDLIRPANYPAGTPGNGSVIKETRSGHRIGILNLLGRTFMEAVDCPFRRGLEERERLIKETSIILVDFHAEATSEKVALGWFLDGKVSAVLGTHTHVQTSDERILPQGTAYMTDAGMTGPADSVIGVKKELAIERFLTQMPHKFEVAKRELVLEGALISIDPETGRATEITRIRERVNISSEY from the coding sequence GTGTCTGTCAACATCCTATTCATCGGCGACATTGTCGGGAAACCCGGCCGTAAAACGGTACGGGAAATATTACCCTTATTGATGGATCGTTTTCAGGTGGATTTGGTAATCGCCAATGGAGAAAATGTTTCCGGCGGAATCGGGATTTCCGTTAAAGGAGCCGATGAGCTTTTATCAGGCGGGATCCATGTCCTGACCTCGGGAAACCATATCTGGAAGAAAAAAGAGATCCAGACCTATATACAGCAAAATCCGGACCTGATCCGGCCGGCCAATTATCCGGCCGGTACACCCGGGAACGGGTCTGTGATCAAAGAGACCAGATCGGGGCACCGGATCGGGATTCTCAATTTGTTAGGGCGGACCTTTATGGAAGCGGTGGACTGCCCTTTCCGAAGGGGTCTGGAAGAGAGAGAGCGATTGATTAAAGAGACTTCGATTATACTGGTCGATTTTCATGCCGAAGCCACTTCAGAGAAGGTTGCTCTGGGTTGGTTTCTGGATGGCAAGGTCAGCGCTGTTCTGGGCACCCATACCCACGTCCAGACTTCCGATGAGAGGATTTTACCTCAAGGCACGGCCTATATGACCGATGCCGGAATGACCGGCCCGGCGGATTCAGTGATCGGGGTGAAAAAAGAATTGGCGATTGAACGGTTTCTGACCCAGATGCCTCATAAATTTGAAGTGGCTAAAAGGGAATTGGTCCTGGAAGGGGCCCTTATATCCATTGATCCGGAGACGGGACGGGCCACGGAGATTACCAGAATTCGGGAAAGGGTGAATATCAGTTCGGAGTATTGA
- the zapB gene encoding cell division protein ZapB — protein MFEILEEKIDQIVKKMEVLSQENATFKEKIKEKEAVIQSAQERIEALEEEKELIKAKVDGILEKISLVIG, from the coding sequence GTGTTTGAAATATTAGAAGAAAAAATTGATCAGATCGTAAAAAAGATGGAAGTTCTGTCTCAGGAAAACGCCACCTTTAAAGAAAAAATTAAGGAAAAAGAAGCGGTTATCCAAAGTGCCCAAGAGCGGATCGAGGCTCTGGAAGAAGAAAAAGAGCTGATCAAAGCCAAAGTCGATGGGATTTTGGAAAAAATAAGTCTGGTAATAGGGTAA